In Chitinophaga sp. HK235, a single window of DNA contains:
- a CDS encoding DUF4280 domain-containing protein, whose protein sequence is MPQKITEKAILTCDKGVKPSSLKVTSQQFCMAENKLIATEQDIAPEVNIPNFGMCSITRSQCVPAPTAWDKTTSKDTINDLRILTTESYCQCAIGGKISVQHKGFGENHELP, encoded by the coding sequence ATGCCCCAAAAGATAACGGAAAAGGCTATACTGACATGTGACAAGGGCGTCAAGCCCTCGTCATTAAAAGTTACGAGCCAACAATTCTGCATGGCCGAAAACAAGCTGATTGCCACCGAACAGGATATTGCGCCGGAGGTGAACATACCCAATTTCGGTATGTGCTCCATTACCCGCAGTCAGTGTGTGCCCGCCCCTACAGCCTGGGATAAAACCACGTCCAAAGACACGATTAATGATTTAAGGATCCTCACCACGGAATCTTACTGCCAGTGTGCCATAGGCGGAAAGATATCTGTTCAGCATAAAGGATTCGGGGAAAATCACGAGCTACCATAA
- a CDS encoding DUF3592 domain-containing protein, with protein sequence MQYKISLLTGLILLTASLYKLNRSIDFIGRSEQATGIVISLEDDGDGAYSPVFVVKMKENEVIYNHPVANGPPTWDIGEEAIFLYDPGDPDSVTMKDYFLLFSWAIVFMAIAIPLIIVGLGYYLLSPLMRLQGKSYTGKLNGNC encoded by the coding sequence ATGCAGTACAAAATATCTTTGTTAACCGGTCTCATTTTACTTACCGCTTCATTATACAAATTGAACCGGTCCATTGATTTCATTGGCAGAAGTGAACAGGCCACTGGTATCGTTATCTCGCTGGAGGATGACGGTGATGGTGCTTACTCTCCGGTTTTTGTGGTAAAAATGAAAGAAAACGAGGTGATTTACAACCACCCGGTTGCCAATGGCCCACCAACCTGGGATATCGGAGAAGAAGCCATCTTTCTGTATGATCCCGGAGATCCGGATTCTGTTACGATGAAGGATTATTTTCTGCTTTTCAGCTGGGCTATCGTTTTTATGGCCATCGCTATTCCGTTGATTATTGTCGGTTTGGGTTACTATTTGCTTAGTCCGCTGATGAGATTACAGGGTAAAAGCTATACTGGAAAATTGAATGGAAATTGCTGA
- a CDS encoding proline racemase family protein → MQMLLNNLHWESPAQWLKIGTIDMHTGGEPLRVFVSGLPPIAGLTVLEKRRYFKEHLDFIRTGTMWEPRGHADMYGAVITESADADMDVFFLHNEGYSTMCGHAIIALTKLALETGIVRKEGRNPELTINVPAGKIFAHATMENGKVSNVAFRNVPSFLYLSDQEIMVSGIGNVKFDVAYGGAFYAFVDVENLPLSLDAAHYNQLIDYGRRIKYAVMSNFDIRHPFEEDLSFLYGTIFTGKALKEGHHSRNVCIFAEGEVDRSATGSGVSARAALHHAKGELKLNETIIIESITGSTMGVTVRELTNFGDYRAVIPEVSGTAFVTGQHTFYFDPEDPFREGFIFR, encoded by the coding sequence ATGCAAATGCTGCTTAATAATCTGCATTGGGAATCTCCTGCCCAATGGTTAAAGATAGGAACGATAGACATGCACACCGGTGGTGAACCCTTACGTGTTTTTGTTTCCGGATTGCCTCCAATAGCAGGATTGACCGTTCTTGAAAAGAGGAGGTACTTCAAGGAACACCTGGATTTTATACGAACGGGCACTATGTGGGAGCCTCGTGGCCATGCGGATATGTATGGAGCCGTGATCACTGAATCTGCAGATGCAGATATGGATGTTTTTTTCCTGCATAATGAAGGCTACAGCACCATGTGTGGGCACGCTATTATTGCACTGACCAAGCTGGCGTTGGAAACGGGTATTGTCAGAAAAGAAGGGCGAAATCCTGAGCTGACTATCAATGTGCCTGCCGGTAAAATTTTTGCCCATGCCACTATGGAGAATGGGAAAGTAAGTAACGTTGCCTTCCGTAATGTACCTTCCTTTTTGTATTTGTCTGATCAGGAAATAATGGTTTCTGGTATCGGTAATGTAAAGTTTGATGTGGCCTATGGTGGTGCTTTCTATGCATTTGTGGATGTGGAGAACCTGCCACTTAGCCTGGATGCCGCCCACTACAACCAGCTGATTGATTATGGACGTCGGATCAAATACGCAGTCATGAGCAATTTTGATATCAGGCATCCATTTGAAGAAGACCTGAGTTTTTTGTATGGCACCATTTTCACAGGGAAAGCCCTGAAAGAGGGGCATCATAGCCGTAATGTATGCATTTTTGCAGAAGGAGAAGTGGACCGCTCTGCTACCGGCTCCGGGGTGAGCGCGCGTGCGGCATTGCATCATGCCAAAGGCGAATTAAAGCTCAATGAAACTATTATAATAGAAAGTATCACAGGTAGCACCATGGGGGTAACTGTCAGAGAACTGACCAATTTTGGCGACTATCGCGCAGTAATACCGGAAGTGAGCGGAACAGCCTTTGTTACCGGACAACATACCTTTTATTTTGACCCGGAAGATCCGTTTAGAGAAGGATTTATTTTCAGATAA
- a CDS encoding DUF3592 domain-containing protein → MILYLILVIVGGLLLFCAVRSLIGRLAFVKGGERAVGTVVQLVEKKDDEGTCYFYPVFDIHTRQQKTITYRHGTGSSPAAWQVGETAAFIFEPGKPYTVRFVNFWGLFWWPLSLMALAVDLLMIGGGYFLLYRYFGA, encoded by the coding sequence ATGATCCTATATCTCATTTTGGTAATCGTTGGCGGTTTATTATTATTCTGTGCTGTAAGGAGTCTCATAGGTAGGCTGGCATTTGTAAAAGGTGGCGAGCGGGCAGTTGGCACCGTTGTTCAGCTTGTTGAAAAAAAAGATGATGAGGGTACGTGTTATTTTTATCCTGTTTTCGATATCCATACTCGTCAGCAGAAAACAATTACGTATAGGCATGGAACGGGTTCTTCTCCCGCAGCATGGCAGGTAGGGGAGACAGCTGCATTCATATTCGAACCTGGTAAACCGTATACTGTAAGGTTCGTCAATTTCTGGGGCCTTTTTTGGTGGCCCCTGAGTCTGATGGCCCTGGCGGTAGATCTTCTGATGATTGGCGGTGGTTATTTCCTGCTGTACCGCTATTTTGGCGCTTAG
- a CDS encoding ornithine cyclodeaminase family protein yields the protein MLVLNDNEIGGLLSSEEVIATVEAALVANEQHSCVVPKRMHIDWGENTFLSMPSFSETYFGTKLVSVVPANRSQQLAVTNGAMLLNDACTGFPLAIMNAAKLTALRTGALGAIGIKYMTPPDIDSIGLIGCGVQGIQQAVFAAVVRPLKKIYCLQRSAAGMTTFTAALRKYSPSVQIVPCSDVVTILQQTDVIVAASRSATPVLPDDASLLENKHFISIGSYKPDMQELPDHVFRLSGKLAIDSVFAKVETGDIINPLRKGILQEEDVFTIGKLLTGEVKVDVTRTTAYKSAGMALFDLFMAKALYEAAQARNIGTNIPF from the coding sequence ATGCTGGTACTAAACGATAATGAAATTGGTGGTCTCCTTTCATCAGAGGAAGTGATAGCCACAGTAGAAGCAGCGCTGGTTGCCAATGAGCAGCATAGCTGTGTTGTTCCCAAACGTATGCACATTGACTGGGGAGAAAATACTTTTCTTTCCATGCCCTCTTTTTCAGAGACCTATTTCGGGACTAAACTGGTATCTGTTGTACCGGCAAATAGAAGCCAGCAACTGGCTGTAACCAATGGAGCAATGTTGCTGAATGATGCATGTACCGGTTTTCCGCTGGCCATTATGAATGCCGCAAAACTGACAGCATTGCGTACCGGGGCGCTGGGAGCAATAGGAATCAAATATATGACCCCTCCTGATATTGATTCTATCGGATTAATAGGATGCGGCGTACAGGGTATACAGCAGGCTGTTTTTGCCGCTGTTGTTCGGCCACTGAAAAAAATATACTGCTTGCAGCGGTCAGCAGCCGGTATGACTACATTTACCGCAGCGCTCAGGAAGTACAGTCCGTCAGTGCAGATTGTTCCCTGCAGTGATGTTGTCACTATCCTGCAACAGACAGATGTGATTGTTGCTGCCAGCCGTTCAGCTACCCCGGTTTTACCGGATGATGCATCTTTGCTGGAGAACAAACATTTTATCAGTATTGGTTCCTACAAACCCGATATGCAGGAATTGCCGGATCATGTTTTCCGGTTATCAGGGAAGTTGGCGATTGATTCTGTGTTTGCTAAAGTAGAAACAGGCGATATCATTAATCCATTACGAAAAGGAATTTTGCAGGAAGAAGATGTGTTCACTATCGGAAAACTATTAACGGGTGAGGTTAAGGTGGATGTAACCCGTACTACCGCATACAAATCTGCTGGTATGGCCCTTTTTGACCTGTTCATGGCAAAAGCCCTGTACGAAGCGGCCCAGGCAAGGAACATCGGGACCAACATCCCTTTTTAG
- a CDS encoding type VI secretion system Vgr family protein, which yields MAQLTNATFSIGGNPVAQFTSFSLHQRIFDHHQFTFVCPAQTIDGVSGLFSSSREMIGSAFEAHISGVGLKGDLLFNGIITGIETSRVNGDYGEVIISGHSPTVMLDSGPHCKTWEQKNLKSIAQDILKFFPQQQLAPKVQPLYREPFEYMVQYKETAWAFLQRLTAECGEWLFWDGRNLVIGPPDGTDKTKLFYGSHLSHFSINLNARPAGMQYMGWDYQSSQLHTSRPLSESIHQKAGLNSLGEKVYEKAQTIYATQPKQWNFRFADSKKQQDEMATLRNAMESTRMIHLTGKSGHPGLAIGNKAEIANMNVFNGDAEEYGEYLITEINHFVDTKGDYSNQFTAIPSSIQLPPVAIPESPVCEAQSAIVTDNHDPQGLGRVRVKFHWMNGEEKTPWIRVMSSHAGGGKGIFFIPELEEEVIIGFEGDNPIKPYVLGTVYHGRAGNSFSNPGNDIKTIQTRSGTKIRMDDAAGSVFVEDPSGNTWFMDGNGNISVQAPHNIRINAGQDIQLNAGQNMEINVGNDFSHIIGNKALLLAMNQLFIQTPFMNQIVSNYLHTQAGTALFNTLTELKFESPEMYLSGEKKLFLHSDTVATLNSKGKTEIKGAQGNAHTNVADKFLKSKPEKVALAVVHFRPETAYAGEFGFDWLRIDDNGLTTEPAYEKIIEGGYSTLTDASGNRRDLTKTEAFDKLKKEYLTLPIERKAPPAGSPPPVKAPSAEYFVPYLTLFSQEFVNTLTLPAGAVKPKYEATLRVLVDIEENLDKLEFEFDTKVFSLDKTTLSDKNVTGGLKQSASTTIKITCLKDFDRDSEIRIYAYPQGITAKSKAEQLAARRLAGKIRVLRNGKKARRQRNFALVGIDTNINAIAQGRFKGQEKINLYNALHQALIVPTIVETTLDLTGVADFQNGGQHVDGNNIAYLDKNNPNRANPTLYPDVQKAFFNDKDAHGKPKNQQYKRGYFTIFVFGVESNIPGVLGAVQDIGKTNVIMFTLSGGGDDCTLNHETFHGLGLCHTHRDGIPVDMPGYRYIYPNAIASSLQPAANPTDATDNIMSYQSVAITSWHWQWKIINTKI from the coding sequence ATGGCCCAACTTACCAATGCAACGTTCAGCATAGGTGGTAACCCCGTAGCACAATTCACCTCCTTTTCGCTCCACCAGCGCATCTTTGACCATCACCAGTTCACATTTGTTTGTCCTGCACAAACCATTGACGGTGTGAGTGGCCTGTTCTCGTCTTCCCGCGAGATGATCGGCAGCGCTTTTGAAGCGCATATCTCCGGTGTGGGACTCAAAGGAGATTTGTTGTTTAATGGTATTATTACAGGCATTGAAACCTCGAGGGTCAACGGCGACTACGGAGAGGTTATTATCTCCGGCCACAGTCCTACCGTGATGCTGGACAGCGGCCCACACTGCAAGACCTGGGAGCAAAAAAATCTGAAGAGTATTGCCCAGGACATCTTAAAGTTTTTTCCGCAACAACAGCTGGCGCCCAAAGTGCAGCCATTGTACAGGGAGCCATTTGAATACATGGTCCAATACAAGGAAACAGCATGGGCCTTCCTGCAGCGGCTGACGGCCGAATGCGGGGAATGGCTTTTCTGGGATGGCCGTAACCTCGTTATCGGCCCTCCGGACGGGACTGACAAAACCAAACTGTTTTATGGCAGCCACCTTAGCCACTTCAGCATCAACCTCAATGCCAGACCAGCCGGGATGCAATATATGGGCTGGGACTACCAAAGCAGCCAGCTGCATACCAGCCGTCCGCTCAGTGAAAGCATCCATCAGAAAGCGGGATTAAACTCCCTCGGCGAAAAGGTGTATGAGAAAGCGCAGACCATATATGCCACCCAACCCAAACAATGGAATTTCCGCTTTGCCGACAGCAAAAAACAACAGGATGAAATGGCTACCCTGCGCAACGCCATGGAAAGCACCCGAATGATCCATCTGACAGGGAAAAGCGGGCATCCGGGCCTTGCCATCGGCAACAAAGCTGAAATAGCCAATATGAATGTGTTTAATGGCGATGCGGAGGAATATGGTGAATACCTGATCACTGAAATCAATCATTTTGTAGATACCAAAGGGGATTACAGCAACCAGTTCACTGCCATCCCCTCCTCCATCCAGCTGCCACCGGTAGCGATCCCGGAATCCCCGGTCTGTGAGGCGCAAAGTGCCATCGTCACAGACAACCACGACCCGCAGGGCCTGGGCAGGGTCCGTGTAAAATTCCACTGGATGAACGGAGAAGAGAAGACACCGTGGATACGCGTTATGTCTTCCCATGCCGGCGGCGGCAAAGGCATCTTCTTCATTCCGGAGCTGGAGGAAGAAGTGATCATCGGTTTTGAAGGAGACAATCCTATAAAGCCCTATGTGCTGGGGACCGTCTACCACGGCCGCGCCGGTAACAGCTTCAGTAATCCTGGTAACGATATAAAGACGATACAGACGCGTAGCGGAACCAAAATCCGTATGGACGATGCCGCCGGATCCGTATTTGTGGAAGACCCCAGCGGCAACACCTGGTTTATGGACGGCAACGGAAATATCAGTGTACAGGCACCCCATAACATTCGTATCAATGCAGGGCAGGATATACAGCTGAATGCCGGCCAAAATATGGAAATCAATGTCGGGAACGACTTTAGCCATATTATCGGCAACAAGGCCCTGCTGCTCGCCATGAACCAGCTTTTTATACAAACGCCGTTCATGAACCAGATCGTATCCAACTACCTGCATACACAGGCAGGAACGGCCCTGTTCAATACGCTGACGGAACTGAAATTTGAAAGCCCTGAGATGTACCTCTCGGGAGAAAAGAAACTGTTCCTGCACTCAGATACCGTAGCTACCCTCAATTCCAAAGGGAAAACCGAGATCAAAGGAGCGCAAGGCAATGCTCATACCAATGTCGCCGATAAATTCCTGAAGTCGAAGCCCGAAAAAGTGGCGCTGGCCGTTGTACACTTCCGGCCGGAAACGGCCTACGCAGGAGAATTCGGGTTTGACTGGCTTCGTATAGACGACAACGGGCTGACTACCGAACCCGCCTATGAGAAAATCATAGAAGGGGGCTACTCAACACTGACAGACGCCAGTGGTAATCGCAGGGACCTTACCAAAACAGAGGCTTTTGACAAACTGAAGAAAGAGTATTTAACCCTGCCCATCGAGCGGAAAGCACCGCCGGCAGGCTCACCCCCTCCTGTTAAGGCGCCATCTGCAGAATACTTTGTGCCTTATCTCACGCTTTTCTCCCAGGAGTTCGTCAATACCCTTACACTGCCGGCAGGAGCCGTCAAACCTAAATATGAAGCCACTTTAAGGGTGTTGGTGGATATAGAGGAAAACCTGGACAAACTGGAATTTGAGTTTGACACCAAAGTGTTTTCACTGGACAAAACCACACTGTCAGATAAAAATGTAACCGGCGGACTTAAACAAAGCGCCAGCACCACCATCAAAATCACCTGCCTGAAAGACTTCGACCGGGATAGTGAGATCCGCATTTATGCATACCCTCAGGGCATCACGGCCAAAAGCAAGGCAGAACAACTGGCCGCCAGAAGACTGGCAGGGAAAATAAGAGTGCTGCGCAACGGCAAAAAAGCAAGGCGACAACGTAACTTCGCTCTGGTGGGTATTGACACCAATATCAACGCCATCGCGCAGGGCCGGTTCAAAGGACAGGAAAAAATAAACCTGTATAATGCACTACACCAGGCACTGATTGTTCCCACCATTGTTGAAACAACCCTCGATCTGACCGGAGTGGCCGACTTTCAAAATGGCGGACAACATGTTGACGGCAATAATATTGCCTATCTGGACAAAAATAATCCCAACCGCGCTAATCCAACCTTGTACCCCGATGTTCAAAAGGCGTTTTTTAACGATAAGGACGCTCACGGCAAACCCAAAAACCAGCAATACAAGAGAGGATATTTTACTATTTTCGTCTTTGGAGTAGAGTCCAATATACCCGGCGTTTTGGGAGCAGTACAGGATATCGGCAAAACCAATGTTATCATGTTCACCCTGAGCGGAGGCGGAGATGATTGTACCCTGAACCATGAAACATTTCATGGGCTCGGCTTATGTCATACCCATCGTGATGGTATTCCAGTGGACATGCCGGGATACAGGTATATCTATCCAAATGCTATCGCCTCTTCACTCCAGCCGGCAGCCAATCCAACGGATGCAACAGACAATATCATGAGTTATCAGTCTGTTGCTATTACCTCCTGGCACTGGCAATGGAAGATAATAAACACTAAAATTTGA